A single region of the Sphaeramia orbicularis chromosome 6, fSphaOr1.1, whole genome shotgun sequence genome encodes:
- the LOC115421078 gene encoding uncharacterized protein LOC115421078 isoform X1, giving the protein MKTRCVFHRLGVCVLLLSGLTVSSVSVDVYPNVQQFFRGDSLSVSCPDVQTDGWTVKRTLTNGNTGTCAEFGRIDGSFCVVDGLTPGASGVYWCETSSGQQSDQVSITVTDFFVILDIPALPVETGSDVTLRCIVRDGSTPKAEFIKNGRTLTPVPVEEWTISVDHLSDADQYSCYVPDVGGSPASSLRVKGSTTTDPTTSSSDPGSSPGPDSPSGSTISVIIAVVSLVVLVLILVLLLWKKHKGDSDSSPPVDVTYADVTIAQAANRRDKHHGEAETVYAGIKTNTEGAEDVTYSHVVIKGQRSSRRNHAQSSDPDVVYSSVRPRNT; this is encoded by the exons ATGAAGACTCGGTGTGTGTTCCATCGTCTCG GTGTCTGTGTCCTGCTGCTGTCTGGACTGACTGTTTCTTCAG TCTCTGTGGACGTCTATCCAAACGTTCAGCAGTTCTTCAGAGGAGACAGTTTGTCTGTGAGTTGTCCAGACgtccagacagatggatggacagtgaAGAGGACACTGACGAACGGAAACACTGGGACatgtgcagagtttggaaggatAGACGGGTCATTCTGCGTTGTCGATGGTCTCACGCCAGGGGCCAGTGGAGTTTACTGGTGTGAGACCAGTTCAGGACAGCAGAGTGACCAGGTGTCCATCACTGTAACAG atttttttgtaATCTTGGACATCCCTGCACTTCCTGTggagacaggaagtgatgtcactcTGCGCTGTATAGTCAGAGATGGTTCAACACCGAAAGCTGAGTTTATAAAAAACGGTCGGACACTCACACCTGTCCCAGTAGAAGAGTGGACCATCTCTGTAGACCACCTGTCTGATGCAGACCAGTACTCCTGTTATGTTCCAGATGTTGGTGGATCTCCAGCGAGCAGCCTGAGGGTCAAAG GTTCCACTACCACTGATCCTACAACTTCATCCTCTGATCCTGGTTCTTCCCCAGGTCCAGATTCTCCCTCTGGTTCCACTATCTCGGTCATCATAGCTGTGGTCTCACTGGTTGtcctggttctgattctggttctgctGCTGTGGAAGAAACACAAAG GTGACAGTGACTCCTCCCCTCCTGTAGATGTCACGTATGCTGATGTCACCATCGCTCAGGCAGCCAATAGGAGAG ATAAACATCATGGAGAGGCTGAGACAGTGTACGCTGGaatcaaaacaaacactgaag GAGCTGAGGACGTCACCTACAGTCACGTCGTcatcaaaggtcagaggtcatccaGACGGAACCATG CTCAGTCATCTGATCCTGACGTGGTTTATTCATCAGTCAGACCAAGAAACACATGA
- the LOC115421078 gene encoding uncharacterized protein LOC115421078 isoform X2: MKTRCVFHRLGVCVLLLSGLTVSSVSVDVYPNVQQFFRGDSLSVSCPDVQTDGWTVKRTLTNGNTGTCAEFGRIDGSFCVVDGLTPGASGVYWCETSSGQQSDQVSITVTDFFVILDIPALPVETGSDVTLRCIVRDGSTPKAEFIKNGRTLTPVPVEEWTISVDHLSDADQYSCYVPDVGGSPASSLRVKGPDSPSGSTISVIIAVVSLVVLVLILVLLLWKKHKGDSDSSPPVDVTYADVTIAQAANRRDKHHGEAETVYAGIKTNTEGAEDVTYSHVVIKGQRSSRRNHAQSSDPDVVYSSVRPRNT; this comes from the exons ATGAAGACTCGGTGTGTGTTCCATCGTCTCG GTGTCTGTGTCCTGCTGCTGTCTGGACTGACTGTTTCTTCAG TCTCTGTGGACGTCTATCCAAACGTTCAGCAGTTCTTCAGAGGAGACAGTTTGTCTGTGAGTTGTCCAGACgtccagacagatggatggacagtgaAGAGGACACTGACGAACGGAAACACTGGGACatgtgcagagtttggaaggatAGACGGGTCATTCTGCGTTGTCGATGGTCTCACGCCAGGGGCCAGTGGAGTTTACTGGTGTGAGACCAGTTCAGGACAGCAGAGTGACCAGGTGTCCATCACTGTAACAG atttttttgtaATCTTGGACATCCCTGCACTTCCTGTggagacaggaagtgatgtcactcTGCGCTGTATAGTCAGAGATGGTTCAACACCGAAAGCTGAGTTTATAAAAAACGGTCGGACACTCACACCTGTCCCAGTAGAAGAGTGGACCATCTCTGTAGACCACCTGTCTGATGCAGACCAGTACTCCTGTTATGTTCCAGATGTTGGTGGATCTCCAGCGAGCAGCCTGAGGGTCAAAG GTCCAGATTCTCCCTCTGGTTCCACTATCTCGGTCATCATAGCTGTGGTCTCACTGGTTGtcctggttctgattctggttctgctGCTGTGGAAGAAACACAAAG GTGACAGTGACTCCTCCCCTCCTGTAGATGTCACGTATGCTGATGTCACCATCGCTCAGGCAGCCAATAGGAGAG ATAAACATCATGGAGAGGCTGAGACAGTGTACGCTGGaatcaaaacaaacactgaag GAGCTGAGGACGTCACCTACAGTCACGTCGTcatcaaaggtcagaggtcatccaGACGGAACCATG CTCAGTCATCTGATCCTGACGTGGTTTATTCATCAGTCAGACCAAGAAACACATGA